A portion of the Acanthopagrus latus isolate v.2019 chromosome 21, fAcaLat1.1, whole genome shotgun sequence genome contains these proteins:
- the LOC119011385 gene encoding anoctamin-8-like isoform X6 has translation MCSGDKLFGKRLLQARHYIMSRKSWLKMVPTENCDILMTFPDTIDDHTLLWLLNQIRVGIPQVSIQVRQHKHTQTHAFFITTTFENLLRGAEQMGMHKAVKPQFGGGMRRFSCDEDNIYENIESELCFFTSQERQSIIKYWLDNLRAKQGEVLHNIHFLEGQPIIPELVARGVIHQMFPLHEQRILNQLMTSWVQAVCERQPLDDICDYFGVKIGMYFAWLGFYTNSMLYPAVIGFLLWILAEADQTSQDICCVVFALFNVVWATLFLERWKRREAELAYKWGTLDTPAESLEEPRPQFRGVKRCSPVTGCEEFYYPPWKRAVFRWLVSLPICLLCLCFVFLAMLLCLELQEVVMEIQELPGITRFIPKILLAVTVTVCDEVYKKIAYWLNDMENYRLQSAYENNLIIKMVFFEFINSYLSLFYIGFYLKDMERLKEMLATLLIFRQFLQNIKEVLQPYLYEQNKLGVFTPKVLLELLQAIILKYGRLALGKAQASMAYSFLGPRGIPVSHTANGNPEPRRRGDLKAGFRLTEEEWDMNDSALKQRKVSFTEKVDYQDVRTEAQTMYENSLEDSPTLVEDGMDPSSIFDSCDEDSDCESLGQQATKENGTVSSPKESDSLCQRRKNVGEAKEDKKSWIDPPEEPKTVTLTQAEIESCMQTYEDTLQDYQEMFIQFGYVVLFSSAFPLAAMCALINNIIEIRSDALKLCTGLQRPFGQRVENIGQWQTAMEAMGLIAIIVNCYLIGQCGQLQRLFPWLSPEMTIISIVLLEHFAILLKYIIHVAIPDIPGWVAEEMAKLEYRRREAFKKHEQQAQQHFQQQLRRRREEEELHRQAELQAEARQESDYHKADSQHQHHHDKAPGGKPGDKPKRPSSLLGNNNVMKLKQIIPLQGKFSSGTSRSPAQSPTGGEAKLPGFLKFLKSPEVKKEPAVAVGATPGSTVTSSVPPSGQDRSQSPNRTFSPGKLFSFSKSEGTVVCVNGTQTVAQPANTPNRADLNTSVEELPSNESEKGESRQSTDLENAGSKS, from the exons CTTACTGCGCGGCGCAGAGCAGATGGGCATGCACAAGGCTGTCAAACCGCAGTTTGGCGGCGGGATGCGGCGCTTTTCCTGTGACGAGGACAACATCTATGAGAACATAGAGAGCGAGCTCTGCTTCTTTACCTCACAG GAGCGTCAGAGCATCATAAAATACTGGCTGGACAATCTGCGAGCCAAACAGGGGGAGGTGCTTCACAACATTCACTTCCTGGAGGGACAGCCAATCa TTCCAGAGCTGGTGGCTCGGGGAGTTATCCATCAGATGTTTCCCCTCCATGAGCAGAGGATCCTCAACCAGCTGATGACATCTTGGGTCCAGGCTGTGTGTGAAAGGCAGCCTCTGG ATGATATCTGTGACTACTTTGGAGTAAAGATCGGCATGTATTTCGCCTGGCTTGGTTTCTACACTAACTCCATGCTTTACCCTGCTGTCATCGGCTTTCTGCTCTGGATACTTGCAGAGGCTGACCAG ACAAGTCAGGATATCTGCTGTGTGGTTTTTGCCCTCTTCAATGTTGTGTGGGCAACATTGTTTCTGGAGCGCTGGAAGAGGCGAGAGGCGGAGCTGGCCTACAAGTGGGGCACGCTGGACACCCCCGCTGAGTCCTTGGAGGAGCCCAGGCCACAGTTCAGG GGAGTGAAGCGCTGCAGTCCTGTTACAGGCTGTGAGGAGTTCTACTACCCACCCTGGAAGAGAGCTGTGTTCAGGTGGCTGGTCAGCCTGCccatctgcctcctctgtctctgttttgtcttcctCGCCATGCTCCTCTGCCTGGAACTGCAG GAAGTGGTGATGGAGATTCAGGAGCTACCTGGTATCACAAGATTCATTCCCAAGATACTTCTGGCTGTTACTGTAACCGTGTGTGATGAAGTCTATAAGAAGATCGCTTACTGGTTGAATGACATGG AGAACTACAGACTTCAGAGTGCCTATGAGAATAATCTCATCATCAAGATGGTTTTT TTTGAATTCATCAACTCTTACCTTAGCCTTTTCTACATTGGGTTCTACCTCAAGGACATGGAACGACTGAAGGAG ATGCTCGCCACTCTGCTGATCTTCCGCCAGTTCCTACAGAACATCAAAGAGGTCCTGCAGCCATATCTCTACGAGCAAAACAAGCTGGGCGTCTTCACCCCAAAGGTGCTGTTGGAGCTGCTCCAAGCCATCATACTCAAGTATGGCCGCCTGGCTCTGGGAAAGGCCCAAGCCTCAATGGCTTATTCTTTTCTGGGTCCCAGGGGGATCCCTGTCAGCCACACCGCTAACGGTAACCCAGAGCCAAGGAGAAGAGGGGATCTGAAAGCCGGATTCAGGCTGACAGAGGAAGAGTGGGACATGAATGACAGCGCTCTGAAGCAACGTAAAGTCAGCTTCACAGAGAAGGTTGACTACCAGGATGTCAGGACGGAAGCGCAGACGATGTACGAAAACTCCCTCGAGGACAGCCCCACACTGGTAGAGGACGGGATGGATCCCTCAAGTATCTTTGACAGCTGTGATGAGGACAGTGACTGTGAATCGCTGGGTCAA CAGGCGACCAAGGAGAATGGCACTGTGTCCTCTCCAAAGGAATCTGACTCTCTctgtcagagaagaaagaaTGTTGGTGAGGCGAAGGAGGATAAAAAGTCATGGATTGATCCACCAGAAGAGCCCAAAACTGTCACTCTGACCCAGGCTGAGATTGAGAGCTGTATGCAGACGTACGAG GATACGCTTCAGGACTACCAGgaaatgtttattcagtttggcTACGTGGTGCTCTTCTCGTCTGCGTTTCCCCTGGCGGCCATGTGTGCTCTGATCAACAACATCATCGAGATCCGCAGCGATGCCCTGAAGCTCTGTACCGGCCTCCAGAGACCCTTTGGACAGAGAGTGGAGAACATCGGACAATGGCAG acTGCTATGGAGGCCATGGGCTTGATAGCCATCATTGTTAACTGTTACCTGATTGGTCAGTGTGGGCAGCTCCAGCGTCTGTTCCCCTGGTTGAGTCCTGAGATGACCATCATCTCCATCGTCTTGCTGGAG CACTTTGCAATCCTCCTAAAGTACATCATCCATGTTGCCATCCCTGATATCCCTGGCTGGGTAGCAGAAGAAATGGCCAAGCTAGAGTACCGACGAAGGGAAGCTTTCAAG AAGCATGAGCAGCAGGCCCAGCAGcacttccagcagcagctcagacgtCGccgtgaggaggaggagctccaTCGTCAGGCTGAGCTGCAGGCCGAGGCCCGTCAGGAGAGCGACTACCACAAGGCAGACtcccagcaccagcaccaccatgaCAAAGCACCGGGCGGCAAGCCAGGGGACAAACCCAAGAGACCCAGCTCTTTGCTGGGAAACAACAATGTGATGAAGCTGAAGCAGATCATCCCTCTCCAGGGGAAGTTCTCCTCCGGCACCTCACGCTCACCGGCACAGTCCCCGACAGGAGGCGAGGCGAAGCTCCCTGGATTCCTCAAGTTCTTGAAGTCGCCCGAGGTGAAAAAAGAGCCAGCGGTGGCTGTCGGAGCCACTCCAGGGTCGACGGTGACCTCCTCGGTTCCCCCTAGTGGCCAGGACAGGTCACAGTCCCCCAACAGGACATTCAGTCCTGGGAAGCTGTTCAGTTTTAGCAAATCAGAGGggactgtggtgtgtgtgaatgggacACAAACAGTGGCGCAGCCTGCTAACACTCCCAACAGAGCTGACTTAAACACAAGCGTGGAGGAGTTACCCTCCAATGAGTCAGAGAAAGGAGAATCAAGACAATCGACTGACTTAGAAAATGCTGGCTCGAAAAGTTAA
- the LOC119011385 gene encoding anoctamin-8-like isoform X7: protein MGMHKAVKPQFGGGMRRFSCDEDNIYENIESELCFFTSQERQSIIKYWLDNLRAKQGEVLHNIHFLEGQPIIPELVARGVIHQMFPLHEQRILNQLMTSWVQAVCERQPLDDICDYFGVKIGMYFAWLGFYTNSMLYPAVIGFLLWILAEADQTSQDICCVVFALFNVVWATLFLERWKRREAELAYKWGTLDTPAESLEEPRPQFRGVKRCSPVTGCEEFYYPPWKRAVFRWLVSLPICLLCLCFVFLAMLLCLELQEVVMEIQELPGITRFIPKILLAVTVTVCDEVYKKIAYWLNDMENYRLQSAYENNLIIKMVFFEFINSYLSLFYIGFYLKDMERLKEMLATLLIFRQFLQNIKEVLQPYLYEQNKLGVFTPKVLLELLQAIILKYGRLALGKAQASMAYSFLGPRGIPVSHTANGNPEPRRRGDLKAGFRLTEEEWDMNDSALKQRKVSFTEKVDYQDVRTEAQTMYENSLEDSPTLVEDGMDPSSIFDSCDEDSDCESLGQQATKENGTVSSPKESDSLCQRRKNVGEAKEDKKSWIDPPEEPKTVTLTQAEIESCMQTYEDTLQDYQEMFIQFGYVVLFSSAFPLAAMCALINNIIEIRSDALKLCTGLQRPFGQRVENIGQWQTAMEAMGLIAIIVNCYLIGQCGQLQRLFPWLSPEMTIISIVLLEHFAILLKYIIHVAIPDIPGWVAEEMAKLEYRRREAFKKHEQQAQQHFQQQLRRRREEEELHRQAELQAEARQESDYHKADSQHQHHHDKAPGGKPGDKPKRPSSLLGNNNVMKLKQIIPLQGKFSSGTSRSPAQSPTGGEAKLPGFLKFLKSPEVKKEPAVAVGATPGSTVTSSVPPSGQDRSQSPNRTFSPGKLFSFSKSEGTVVCVNGTQTVAQPANTPNRADLNTSVEELPSNESEKGESRQSTDLENAGSKS from the exons ATGGGCATGCACAAGGCTGTCAAACCGCAGTTTGGCGGCGGGATGCGGCGCTTTTCCTGTGACGAGGACAACATCTATGAGAACATAGAGAGCGAGCTCTGCTTCTTTACCTCACAG GAGCGTCAGAGCATCATAAAATACTGGCTGGACAATCTGCGAGCCAAACAGGGGGAGGTGCTTCACAACATTCACTTCCTGGAGGGACAGCCAATCa TTCCAGAGCTGGTGGCTCGGGGAGTTATCCATCAGATGTTTCCCCTCCATGAGCAGAGGATCCTCAACCAGCTGATGACATCTTGGGTCCAGGCTGTGTGTGAAAGGCAGCCTCTGG ATGATATCTGTGACTACTTTGGAGTAAAGATCGGCATGTATTTCGCCTGGCTTGGTTTCTACACTAACTCCATGCTTTACCCTGCTGTCATCGGCTTTCTGCTCTGGATACTTGCAGAGGCTGACCAG ACAAGTCAGGATATCTGCTGTGTGGTTTTTGCCCTCTTCAATGTTGTGTGGGCAACATTGTTTCTGGAGCGCTGGAAGAGGCGAGAGGCGGAGCTGGCCTACAAGTGGGGCACGCTGGACACCCCCGCTGAGTCCTTGGAGGAGCCCAGGCCACAGTTCAGG GGAGTGAAGCGCTGCAGTCCTGTTACAGGCTGTGAGGAGTTCTACTACCCACCCTGGAAGAGAGCTGTGTTCAGGTGGCTGGTCAGCCTGCccatctgcctcctctgtctctgttttgtcttcctCGCCATGCTCCTCTGCCTGGAACTGCAG GAAGTGGTGATGGAGATTCAGGAGCTACCTGGTATCACAAGATTCATTCCCAAGATACTTCTGGCTGTTACTGTAACCGTGTGTGATGAAGTCTATAAGAAGATCGCTTACTGGTTGAATGACATGG AGAACTACAGACTTCAGAGTGCCTATGAGAATAATCTCATCATCAAGATGGTTTTT TTTGAATTCATCAACTCTTACCTTAGCCTTTTCTACATTGGGTTCTACCTCAAGGACATGGAACGACTGAAGGAG ATGCTCGCCACTCTGCTGATCTTCCGCCAGTTCCTACAGAACATCAAAGAGGTCCTGCAGCCATATCTCTACGAGCAAAACAAGCTGGGCGTCTTCACCCCAAAGGTGCTGTTGGAGCTGCTCCAAGCCATCATACTCAAGTATGGCCGCCTGGCTCTGGGAAAGGCCCAAGCCTCAATGGCTTATTCTTTTCTGGGTCCCAGGGGGATCCCTGTCAGCCACACCGCTAACGGTAACCCAGAGCCAAGGAGAAGAGGGGATCTGAAAGCCGGATTCAGGCTGACAGAGGAAGAGTGGGACATGAATGACAGCGCTCTGAAGCAACGTAAAGTCAGCTTCACAGAGAAGGTTGACTACCAGGATGTCAGGACGGAAGCGCAGACGATGTACGAAAACTCCCTCGAGGACAGCCCCACACTGGTAGAGGACGGGATGGATCCCTCAAGTATCTTTGACAGCTGTGATGAGGACAGTGACTGTGAATCGCTGGGTCAA CAGGCGACCAAGGAGAATGGCACTGTGTCCTCTCCAAAGGAATCTGACTCTCTctgtcagagaagaaagaaTGTTGGTGAGGCGAAGGAGGATAAAAAGTCATGGATTGATCCACCAGAAGAGCCCAAAACTGTCACTCTGACCCAGGCTGAGATTGAGAGCTGTATGCAGACGTACGAG GATACGCTTCAGGACTACCAGgaaatgtttattcagtttggcTACGTGGTGCTCTTCTCGTCTGCGTTTCCCCTGGCGGCCATGTGTGCTCTGATCAACAACATCATCGAGATCCGCAGCGATGCCCTGAAGCTCTGTACCGGCCTCCAGAGACCCTTTGGACAGAGAGTGGAGAACATCGGACAATGGCAG acTGCTATGGAGGCCATGGGCTTGATAGCCATCATTGTTAACTGTTACCTGATTGGTCAGTGTGGGCAGCTCCAGCGTCTGTTCCCCTGGTTGAGTCCTGAGATGACCATCATCTCCATCGTCTTGCTGGAG CACTTTGCAATCCTCCTAAAGTACATCATCCATGTTGCCATCCCTGATATCCCTGGCTGGGTAGCAGAAGAAATGGCCAAGCTAGAGTACCGACGAAGGGAAGCTTTCAAG AAGCATGAGCAGCAGGCCCAGCAGcacttccagcagcagctcagacgtCGccgtgaggaggaggagctccaTCGTCAGGCTGAGCTGCAGGCCGAGGCCCGTCAGGAGAGCGACTACCACAAGGCAGACtcccagcaccagcaccaccatgaCAAAGCACCGGGCGGCAAGCCAGGGGACAAACCCAAGAGACCCAGCTCTTTGCTGGGAAACAACAATGTGATGAAGCTGAAGCAGATCATCCCTCTCCAGGGGAAGTTCTCCTCCGGCACCTCACGCTCACCGGCACAGTCCCCGACAGGAGGCGAGGCGAAGCTCCCTGGATTCCTCAAGTTCTTGAAGTCGCCCGAGGTGAAAAAAGAGCCAGCGGTGGCTGTCGGAGCCACTCCAGGGTCGACGGTGACCTCCTCGGTTCCCCCTAGTGGCCAGGACAGGTCACAGTCCCCCAACAGGACATTCAGTCCTGGGAAGCTGTTCAGTTTTAGCAAATCAGAGGggactgtggtgtgtgtgaatgggacACAAACAGTGGCGCAGCCTGCTAACACTCCCAACAGAGCTGACTTAAACACAAGCGTGGAGGAGTTACCCTCCAATGAGTCAGAGAAAGGAGAATCAAGACAATCGACTGACTTAGAAAATGCTGGCTCGAAAAGTTAA